The following proteins come from a genomic window of Metarhizium brunneum chromosome 2, complete sequence:
- the MRP17 gene encoding mitochondrial 37S ribosomal protein bS6m translates to MHRQILGPTPLLQISRCVQHHRPRTVIPSPTPPRPSIDAAVKMLYELIAIVRPGNLGEVKEIAQTVGSLVLRNGGVVRGLDNWGIFSLPKPISVHQMKHTHGHYFVMRYDSSTKVHQNVRTTLRLEPRMIRSAHVKLGDGKLSTLSGFGEPKWRTQGSEA, encoded by the exons ATGCACCGGCAAATCCTCGGCCCGACACCCCTGCTCCAAATTTCGAGATGCGTCCAACACCACAGACCACGGACCGTCATACCATCACCAActcctcctcgaccaagCATAGATGCGGCCGTCAAGATGCTCTACGAGCTAATAGCAATT GTCCGACCAGGCAACCTAGGCGAAGTAAAGGA AATCGCCCAAACAGTCGGCTCCCTCGTCCTTCGAaacggcggcgtcgtccgCGGCCTCGACAACTGGGGCAtcttctccctccccaaGCCCATCTCCGTGCACCAAATGAAGCACACACACGGGCACTACTTCGTCATGCGGTACGACTCGTCAACCAAGGTCCACCAGAACGTGCGAACGACGCTGCGTCTGGAACCCCGCATGATTCGCTCGGCGCACGTGAAgctcggcgacggcaagctAAGCACCTTGTCGGGGTTTGGGGAGCCAAAGTGGAGGACCCAAGGCAGCGAGgcgtga
- the RAD5_0 gene encoding DNA repair protein RAD5 — protein MESGASQEPPLKKRRFFRDPGENSSDPILLSPGHSSSPVSAKEYVKDHEGVKRDSDSRIALAELSENGSANIKSESPQPTSVQLDESTTLNFDKDMFESFIGDKVSNEVLNIIRNNCGDNLERAVNMFFDGTYKKLQTKQQPLLESVGQRPASSRTAQSAPIEESTTSPSLSLGTLPRKRYLGAFGAEGWATRSGSNMLKHGDVVKIERQKIKPPPPPKIKNKLGVVSSPSPKPKTAASRTVDVIVRFTNQSGTEIGRLTKETANWVSTLIDQDVCHFEGICVYAPERLRTNDTVYLQLRCSLLRSAFEDRSFRFADDQPNNIFERGETTDEKELRLRQVALVRLFQEINLQPTRANSAAKDKRRELLQAAEMDEQKQRDAKKAAVPGKESESVPNSSDTEEGEELEQDQLDALYKKAQCFDFNTPEAEPADSFAMTLRPYQKQSLHWMMAKEKDEMNNREPSMHPLWEEYDWPTKDVDDNQLPDVEGVSKFYVNPYSGDLSLDFPVQEQHCLGGILADEMGLGKTIQMLSLVHSHRSETALQARLTNGGISSVNQLARLGANSSSSLAAPCTTLVVAPMSLLSQWKSEAEKASKEGTMKIELYYGNEKTTNLQALCSESNASQAPDLVITSYGVVLSEFSSLVAKNGDKSFHNGLFSLKFFRVILDEAHHIKNRSSKTARACYEISADHRWVLTGTPIVNKLEDLFSLVRFLGVEPWNNFSFWKTFITVPFEAGDFMRALDVVQTVLEPLVMRRTKDMKTPDGQPLVPLPSKQIDIVDVELSKPERDVYDHVFNQARRTFSRNVEAGTVMKAFTTIYTQILRLRQSCCHPILVRNRDIVADEVEAGAAADAATGLADDMDLETLVAHFTATTDEAVKDNFTYGANALEEIRSEAEKECPLCFDEPMNDQTVTGCWHSACRKCLLDFMKHESDRGAVPRCFNCREPLNQRDLFEVVRHDDEINMVSKPRMSLQRLGVNQSSAKVTALISELRVLRKERPQMKSVVFSQFTSFLSLIEPALTRINVKFLRLDGSMAQKARAAVLEEFTERKGFTVLLISLRAGGVGLNLTSAGRVFMMDPWWSFAVEAQAIDRVHRLGQEDEVVVKRFIVKQSVEERMLRVQDRKKFIATSLGMMSDEEKKLQRIEDIKELLS, from the exons ATGGAGTCTGGAGCGTCGCAGGAGCCTCCACTCAAGAAACGGAGGTTCTTCAGAGACCCAGGTGAGAATTCGTCTGATCCTATACTGCTCAGCCCTGGACACAGTTCTTCGCCTGTGTCAGCTAAGGAGTACGTCAAGGACCACGAGGGCGTGAAGAGGGATTCAGATTCGCGCATCGCACTCGCTGAGCTTTCGGAAAATGGCTCGGCCAATATAAAATCAGAGTCGCCTCAGCCAACTTCTGTGCAATTGGACGAGTCTACAACCTTGAACTTCGACAAGGACATGTTCGAAAGCTTCATTGGTGACAAGGTCAGCAACGAAGTTCTCAACATCATTCGGAACAATTGTGGCGACAATCTCGAAAGGGCTGTCAACATGTTCTTTGATGGCACGTACAAGAAGTTGCAGACCAAACAACAGCCATTGCTTGAATCCGTCGGCCAGCGGCCGGCCAGTTCCCGAACCGCCCAATCTGCGCCTATCGAGGAGTCTACAACAAGTCCATCTCTGTCTCTCGGAACCTTGCCACGAAAACGATATTTAGGTGCGTTTGGTGCAGAAGGTTGGGCAACTCGAAGCGGAAGCAACATGCTGAAGCATGGGGATGTCGTCAAGATCGAGCGCCAGAAAATTAAACCCCCGCCACCGCCCAAAATCAAGAACAAGCTTGGTGTTGTCAGCTCACCCTCTCCAAAGCCGAAGACAGCGGCTTCGAGAACCGTCGATGTGATTGTTCGCTTTACCAATCAATCCGGCACAGAGATCGGTCGCTTGACCAAAGAGACGGCGAATTGGGTGTCGACATTGATTGATCAAGACGTGTGTCATTTTGAGGGAATCTGTGTGTATGCACCTGAACGACTACGAACCAACGACACTGTGTATTTGCAGCTGAGATGTTCGCTGCTACGCTCTGCTTTTGAAGACCGCAGCTTTCGGTTTGCCGACGATCAACCTAACAACATCTTTGAGCGAGGCGAAACCACGGATGAGAAGGAATTGCGCTTGCGTCAGGTCGCATTAGTAAGACTTTTTCAAGAAATCAACTTGCAACCAACTCGGGCAAATTCAGCTGCCAAGGATAAAAGGAGGGAACTGCTTCAGGCtgccgagatggacgagcAGAAGCAACGCGATGCTAAAAAGGCCGCGGTTCCTGGCAAGGAATCGGAATCGGTGCCCAACTCATCAGATACtgaggaaggggaggaaCTTGAGCAAGATCAGTTGGATGCTTTGTATAAAAAGGCGCAGTGTTTCGATTTCAACACCCCGGAAGCCGAACCGGCTGACAGCTTCGCCATGACCTTGAGGCCGTACCAAAAGCAATCCTTGCACTGGATGAtggcaaaggaaaaagaCGAGATGAACAATCGCGAGCCATCCATGCACCCTCTCTGGGAAGAGTACGACTGGCCCACAAAAGATGTTGATGACAACCAGTTGCCTGACGTTGAAGGAGTGTCAAAATTCTACGTCAATCCCTACTCTGGGGATTTATCACTAGACTTTCCAGTCCAGGAACAGCATTGCCTTGGTGGAATACTTGCCGATGAGATGGGCCTGGGTAAGACAATTCAGATGCTTAGTCTAGTTCACTCTCATCGATCGGAAACGGCTCTGCAGGCTCGACTCACTAATGGTGGCATCTCGAGTGTCAATCAGCTGGCTCGATTGGGGGCAAACTCATCCAGTTCTCTTGCAGCACCATGCACAACATTGGTCGTTGCGCCAATGTCGCTCCTGTCGCAATGGAAAAGCGAGGCAGAAAAGGCCTCAAAGGAAGGCACAATGAAAATTGAGCTCTACTACGGCAATGAGAAGACAACTAATCTACAAGCCCTGTGTAGCGAGTCGAATGCTTCCCAAGCACCCGATCTCGTCATCACCAGCTACGGCGTGGTGCTCTCTGAATTTAGCTCTCTGGTAGCCAAGAATGGTGACAAGTCATTCCACAACGGCTTGTTCTCGTTAAAGTTTTTTCGAGTCATCCTTGACGAAGCCCACCATATCAAAAATAGATCTTCCAAGACCGCCCGAGCCTGTTATGAGATTTCGGCAGATCACAGATGGGTGCTGACGGGAACGCCAATAGTGAACAAGCTTGAAGATCTATTTAGTTTGGTGCGATTTCTTGGCGTGGAACCTTGGAACAACTTTTCTTTCTGGAAGACATTCATCACGGTGCCCTTTGAAGCCGGTGACTTTATGAGGGCGCTGGACGTCGTGCAAACAGTATTGGAGCCGTTGGTAATGCGCAGGACGAAGGATATGAAGACGCCAGACGGCCAGCCACTTGTGCCTCTACCTTCCAAGCAGATTGATATTGTTGACGTCGAGTTGTCCAAGCCTGAGCGCGATGTATATGATCACGTTTTTAACCAGGCAAGGCGGACATTTTCCAGAAATGTCGAGGCGGGAACTGTTATGAAAGCATTCACTACTATTTATACACAGATCTTACGACTGCGGCAATCGTGCTGCCACCCTATTCTCGTTCGAAATCGAGACATCGTGGCGGACGAGGTAGaagctggtgctgccgctgaTGCAGCGACCGGTCTGGCTGACGACATGGATTTGGAAACTCTAGTGGCACACTTTACTGCTACGACTGATGAAGCAGTCAAAGACAATTTCACATATGGAGCAAACGCTCTCGAGGAAATTCGCAGTGAAGCCGAAAAGGAATGTCCACTGTGCTTTGATGAGCCGATGAACGACCAGACAGTCACTGGCTGCTGGCATTCGGCATGCAGGAAATGCCTACTGGATTTCATGAAGCATGAAAGTGACCGTGGCGCTGTACCACGATGCTTTAACTGCCGCGAACCCCTCAACCAGAGGGATTTGTTCGAAGTTGTACGGCACGACGACGAAATCAACATGGTGTCCAAGCCTAGGATGAGCCTACAGCGGCTAGGTGTGAATCAGTCGTCGGCCAAGGTGACGGCACTCATTTCCGAGTTGCGAGTCCTACGTAAAGAGCGTCCACAGATGAAGTCGGTGGTATTCTCCCAGTTCACTTCGTTCTTATCACTCATCGAACCGGCCCTGACCCGCATCAACGTCAAATTCCTACGCCTCGACGGGTCCATGGCACAAAAAGCGCGAGCCGCGGTGCTGGAAGAATTCACCGAAAGAAAGGGCTTCACGGTCCTCCTCATCAGTCTACGCGCTGGCGGAGTCGGCCTGAATCTCACCAGCGCAGGACGAGTGTTCATGATGGATCCGTGGTGGAGTTTTGCTGTAGAGGCGCAAGCTATTGATCGAGTACATAGACTTGGACAGGAGGATGAGGTGGTGGTTAAGCGATTTATTGTAAAGCAGAGTGTGGAAGAGCGCATGTTGCGGGTACAGGACAGGAAGAAATTTAT TGCAACGTCTTTGGGAATGATGAGcgacgaggaaaagaaattaCAGCGCATAGAGGACATCAAGGAGCTTCTTAGCTGA
- the DCN1 gene encoding Defective in cullin neddylation protein 1, with protein MPPPSSAQQKVLTAQFLSLTGATERQATKFLKSTGYKINEAVDAFYSSGNEVKGPSPTESKLDAQFDTLRDAKNDEKDKMELESTMEYLSSKLNISLENAELFVALELLQAPSVGEITRRGYVDGWKTAGAGTTHKEHASHIQRLSSALATNPVLFKRVYKYTFVAGREGDQKALSLENALIYWGMLFSPPGMLWKSENHDWLDLWKTFLDEKWTRSVNKDMWNMALEFALKSVADESLSFWNEDGAWPSVIDDFVEWCRGKGIGKQETMEVDAEQ; from the exons ATGCCGCCCCCGTCGTCGGCACAGCAGAAAGTCCTGACTGCCCAGTTCCTGTCTCTCACAGGCGCTACGGAGCGGCAGGCTACCAAG TTTTTGAAATCGACTGGCTACAAGATCAACGAGGCCGTTGATGC GTTCTATTCTTCCGGAAACGAGGTCAAAGGTCCGTCACCAACCGAGTCCAAGCTCGACGCTCAGTTCGACACATTGCGAG ATGCAAAGAACgatgagaaggacaagaTGGAACTCGAATCGACAATGGAATATTTGAGCAGCAAATTGAACATTAGTCTAGAGAACGCTGAGCTTTTTGTCGCCTTAGAACTGCTCCAAGCCCCCAGCGTAGGCGAAATCACCCGTCGCGGCTATGTTGATGGATGGAAAACAGCAGG TGCCGGCACAACACATAAGGAACACGCCTCTCACATCCAACGCCTTTCATCTGCACTCGCGACAAACCCCGTACTGTTTAAGAGGGTATACAAGTATACATTTGTGGCTGGCCGCGAAGGTGACCAAAAAGCCCTTAGTCTAGAGAATGCCCTGATTTACTGGGGTATGCTATTTTCACCTCCTGGTATGCTGTGGAAGAGCGAGAATCACGACTGGTTGGATCTGTGGAAGACCTTTCTCGACGAGAAGTGGACTCGATCAGTTAACAAGGACATGTGGAATATGGCACTGGAATTCGCATTGAAGTCGGTGGCTGATGAGAGCCTGTCCTTCTGGAACGAGGATGGTGCCTGGCCTAGTGTAATCGATGACTTTGTCGAATGGTGCCGTGGCAAGGGTATTGGGAAGCAAGAAACAATGGAAGTTGATGCGGAGCAGTGA
- the gld1_1 gene encoding D/L-glyceraldehyde reductase: protein MSFGKTVKLNSGHTIPRVGYGTWQAAPGEVGNGVYEALKTGYRHLDLAKIYGNQKEVGEGIKRAYAEVPGLKREDIFITSKLWNNKHRPEDVEKALDDTLAELQLDYLDLYLIHWPVAFKPGEDKFPKVANGEVDIDRGVTISQTWKAVTELPKTKTRSVGVSNFSIEHLEGVIAATGVVPAVNQIERHPRLPNAPLIEYCAKKNIIITAYSAFGNNSWNVPLLVNTPEVKTIADRLGAAQGKTVTAAQVIIAWSVLGNHTVIPKSVTPSRIRENFQEVELDEQAIQDLKKLGETPQRFNVPTTYDPKWNINVFDDEKDKNAALQVLIK from the exons ATGTCTTTCGGCAAGACCGTCAAGCTCAATTCCGGCCACACCATCCCTCGTGTTGGATACGGTACCTGGCAGGCTGCCCCTGGAGAGGTCGGCAATGGCGTTTACGAGGCGCTCAAGACCGGCTACCGCCACCTTGACTTGGCCAAAATTTATGGCAACCAGAAGGAGGTTGGTGAGGGCATTAAGCGTGCCTACGCTGAAGTTCCCGGTTTGAAGCGCGAGGATATCTTTATCACCTCCAAGCTGTGGAACAACAAGCACAGGCCCGAGGACGTTGAGAAGGCGCTGGACGACACTCTGGCTGAGTTGCAGTTGGACTACCTCGAT CTGTACCTCATTCACTGGCCTGTTGCCTTCAAACCTGGCGAGGACAAGTTCCCCAAGGTTGCCAATGGCGAAGTTGACATCGACCGTGGCGTGACCATCTCACAGACCTGGAAGG CTGTGACTGAGCtccccaagaccaagacccGCTCCGTCGGAGTTTCCAACTTCAGCATTGAGCAT CTCGAGGgcgtcatcgccgccactgGCGTCGTCCCCGCCGTCAATCAGATCGAACGTCACCCTCGACTTCCCAACGCCCCCCTGATCGAGTACTGCGCCAAGaagaacatcatcatcaccgctTACTCCGCTTTCGGCAACAACAGCTGGAACGTTCCTCTGCTTGTCAATACCCCCGAAGTCAAGACTATCGCCGACCGTCTCGGCGCTGCTCAGGGCAAGaccgtcaccgccgcccaAGTCATCATCGCCTGGTCGGTCCTCGGCAACCACACTGTCATTCCTAAATCCGTCACTCCTTCTCGCATTCGTGAGAATTTCCAGGAAGTCGAGCTTGATGAGCAGGCCATCCAGGACCTCAAGAAGCTTGGCGAGACTCCTCAGCGCTTCAACGTTCCTACTACTT ACGACCCGAAATGGAACATCAACGTCTTTGATgatgagaaggacaagaacgCTGCTCTGCAGGTTCTTATCAAGTGA
- the NDUFAF6 gene encoding NADH dehydrogenase (ubiquinone) complex I, assembly factor 6, producing MRRPQAIGVSLRRAYCLRQLQTSDYDAHLIRRFVPSPVRDTYAALRALNLELVRLPEVVSNPVIGTLRMKFWHESIDKTFAGMPPREPICILLHQALQGLEARAGSPTKKSIKFWVSRLVKTREKYMDGRPYPSLAALEDYAENTYSTMMYTTLASIPLRSMHVDHLASHIGKACGIIAVLRGIPVLAAPGRPVKTPTGADAPPTREPSLLLPLDIMAEEGVKEEEVFRQGPSAPGLQDAVFKVATRANDHLITAREMLKRLKAGEDPGHEFEHEGEAEHIYLGESDTAKEIRQSFGVLLEAVPASHYLENLEKVNFDPFAVKSGGWRLPWRIWQSLSSERL from the exons ATGCGCCGCCCCCAAGCCATAGGCGTTAGCCTGAGAAG GGCATACTGCTTGAGGCAACTCCA GACAAGCGATTACGATGCACATCTCATCCGACGGTTTGTACCGTCTCCGGTCCGAGACACCTACGCCGCCCTTAGAGCGCTCAACCTCGAGTTGGTCCGCCTCCCCGAAGTCGTGTCGAATCCCGTCATCGGCACTCTTCGCATGAAGTTTTGGCATGAGTCTATAGACAAGACTTTCGCCGGAATGCCACCTCGAGAACCAATCTGCATTCTGCTACACCAAGCTCTCCAGGGACTGGAAGCTCGAGCCGGCAGCCCGACCAAGAAGTCGATAAAATTTTGGGTATCTCGACTTGTCAAGACGAGAGAAAAGTACATGGATGGCCGACCGTATCCCAGTCTGGCAGCGTTGGAAGACTATGCCGAAAACACATACTCGACCATGATGTATACGACGTTGGCATCCATACCCCTGCGCTCCATGCACGTTGATCACTTGGCTAGCCATATTGGCAAAGCCTGTGGCATAATTGCTGTGCTGCGAGGAATTCCAGTCTTGGCCGCTCCCGGGCGACCCGTTAAGACTCCCACTGGCGCGGATGCACCTCCGACTCGCGAGCCGTCTCTGTTGCTGCCACTGGACATTATGGCCGAGGAAGGCGtaaaggaggaggaggtctTTCGACAGGGGCCAAGCGCACCCGGGCTGCAGGATGCCGTTTTTAAAGTCGCAACTCGTGCGAATGACCACCTCATTACGGCTCGGGAGATGTTGAAGCGGCTAAAGGCCGGCGAAGACCCGGGCCACGAGTTTGAGCACGAAGGAGAGGCTGAGCATATCTATCTGGGGGAAAGCGACACAGCCAAGGAGATTAGGCAAAGTTTCGGGGTGCTCCTGGAAGCCGTACCAGCTTCCCACTATTTGGAGAACCTGGAAAAGGTTAATTTCGATCCATTTGCCGTGAAGTCTGGTGGATGGCGATTACCTTGGAGGATCTGGCAGTCATTGTCATCTGAGAGGCTATAA